Genomic segment of Deltaproteobacteria bacterium:
GCGCCGTGGCGCTTCGCCCCGATCGGCGGTGCGGTCCGTCCCGAATCGCCACACTGCGGGTGCGGGAGCCGCTCGTTATGCTTTGTGTTCAAACGAATTGAAATCGAGGCCCAGGTCCTCGGGCGGCCGCAAGTAGCTTGTAGTCGGCACTTTCCGTCGAGGGTAACGGGGCAAAAGGTGCGAGGGGACGGGAATCGCGCGATGCTGGCGAAGAGCGCAGACGCGGTGGGCGTTCCAGAATCGGATTTGGTGTGACGGGAAGCGAAAAGATCGTCCAAACTCCCGTGGTGCGACGCCTCCGGCTCAAGCTGGCCGAGGTCCTGGCCGTGGTGGCGCACCTCCGGCTGCCCGCGCCATCTATCCTTCCGGCGACCGGTGCCCTGGTCGGCTTCTACGCGGGGCTGGCCGCGGGTCTGTTCTCCGCGCTCATCGGTTCCATCCAGCTCCTGGGTTTTGGGCTGCCACGCGTCCTTCGGCGGCTCAGCGAGCCTGAGGCCCACCCCGTGCGGGACTCGCTCGCCCGGGCGCCATGGCACTTGGAGTACCTGGTGGCCGGGTCGCTGGTGGCGTTGGGGCTCCTCACGCTCGCTCGTCTGGTGCCAACGGGCGGAGCGGGGGCCGACCAGATCGACCGCGCCGAAACGCGGCGCAGGCTTCGGGTGATCGCCTTCATGATCCTCGGCGGGCTGGCCCTCTTCTATCCGGTGGTGGCGCTCTCCGCTGTGAACGACGCGTTCGGAGTGACTCCCAACGGCGGCCTCATGGGCCTGCTGGACGAGACGCCCTGGGCCTTGCGACCGCTCTTCGCGGGCCTCGGCGGGGTGCTCATCGCACGCGTGGTGCGGCTCGCCCCCGAGGCCCGCGGTGGTGGCCTCGGCCAGGTCATCCAGGCCGTGAGCCGCAGCGGCGAGGGAGTGATCCCCACGCGCGTGGGCGTCGTGAAGCTCTTCGCCAGCTCGCTCACCATCGGCACGGGAGGCTCGGCGGGGCGCGAGGGACCGATCGTTCAGATGGGCGGTTCCGTGGGCTCGACCCTGGCACAGGCGCTGGGGTTCACGCGGCGCGACCTCGTGGTGCTGGTGGGCTGCGGAAGCGCTGGCGGCATCGCCGCGTCGTTCAATGCGCCCATCGCAGGCGCCATGTTCGCCCTGGAGATCATCCTCCGGGAGTTCGAGGTGCGGGTCTTCGCACCCATCATGCTCGCGAGCGTCACGGCGACCATGACCGCGCGCGCCATGGCCGGCGCGAGCGTGGAGCGTCACGAGTTCCACCTGCGATCCACCTCCGAGGTGCTTGCCTATGTGCTCCTGGGGATCCTCGGCGGGGTGATGGCCGTCTCCTACTCGCGGGGCATGGACCTGACCGCCGCGCTCTTTCAAGGGCGCTTGCCGAACCGCGCATCGGCCTGGCTGGCAGAACAGAACGACACCACCCGCTGCGTCCTCGGCGGCGTCATCGTGGGCCTCATGGGGATCGCCGTGCCGTCCATCATGGGCTCGGGCGCGGAGAGCCTCTCCGCAGCCACCGCTGGCCAGCTCGCCTGGCACGTGCTGCTCGCAGCGGCGGTGTTCAAGCTCATCGCCACCTCGGTGACCCTGGGCTCCGGCGCGAGCGGCGGCACGTTCTTTCCCTCGCTGTTCATCGGCGGCATGTCGGGAGGCGCGTTCGGGGCCCTGCTCGACCACCTCTTCCCTGGGGCTACGGGCGGACCGGGATCGTATGCGCTGGTGGGTATGGCTGCGTGCGTTGCCGGGTTCACGCGCGCGCCGCTCACCGCGATCGTCATCGTGTTCGAGCTCACCAACGACTACACCGCGATTCTCCCGCTGATGGTCGCCTGCACCAGTGCCAGCGCGCTCACCCAGGCCGTGCTGGGCCACGCGCATGGACCGAGCTCGCTCACGGCCGCCATCCCCGACCGGCCGGTGCGCGAGTTCATGAGCAACGACGAGGAGCCGCTGCCCGAGCGGGCCAACTACGACCAACTCCGCGAGGCGCTGCTCCGCTCATCGCACGGCGTGGTGGTGCTCGTCGACGACCAGGGCCGCCCGTCGGGGCTGGCGCTTCTGCATGACATCCAAAGCCACCTCCGCGACGAGTCCATCCGCGAGGTGGTCCGGGCGCAAGACCTGGCGCGTCCCCTCCGGACGCTCACCGACGACCTCGATCTGCGGAGCGCGCGCGACAGCCTCGACGACTGGGAGCTTCCTGCCGCGCCAGTCGTCTCTCACGAAGACCCAGCGCGGCTCCTCGGGATGATCGGTCTCAGCGACATCCGGGCGGCCGCCCGGGCGGAGCTCAGCAAGGTCCACGCGTCGACGCATTGACCCGCCCATGCGTCCGAATCGAGGCGCGCGGGTCCAATATCATTTGAACAGAAAGTATCATGCTGTTACGAATGATCCGTGCGCTCGGTCCGGGTCTCCGCCGCAGTGTTGATGGTCCTGGCGGGCTTGGCCCTGCTGGCAGAGCACACCCTCGCCGCGACCACCCAACGCTGGTTCGAGCGCGATGCCGCGTTGCGCGCTGACCTGGTGGCCAGCGTGGCGCGCCCCGCCCTGCTCGCCCATTGGGCACCTCGGGAGAGCGGGGCGCTGCGTGATCTGCTCGAGACCATCGCGCGCGACGAGCGCATCACGGCCGTGGCGGCATGCGACGCGGACGGTTCAATGTTGGCGCGGACCGACCTCTTTCCCGAGGCCGTGAGCTGCTCCGGCCTGGCGCCCCATCTCCGCCAGCAATCAGGCACCCCCGCGCAGTACACCGAGGTCGTCGAGCTCCCCGAAGGCCCCTTGCACCTCTCCGCGGTTCCCGTCGGCGACGGCACGCGGACGCTCGGGTTTCTCGTCCTGGTGCACGACCTCTCGCTCGCGGAACGACGCGGCGACGCTGCCCGCAAGTTCGTGCTGGTGGCCTTCTTCATCCTGGCGGTGGCCGGCGCGATGCTTGGCGTGGTCGCCCGTCGGATGTCCTGGCGGAGCTGGACGTTCGAGTTGCGGAGGCTCGCCCGGGGCGAGGGCCACCGGCCGGAGTTCCGGCCTCTCGTGCGCGATGTTCAGGAGCTGGTGGACAGGCTTCGCAGCGAGTCTGAGCAGCGCACCGAGCACGGGTCATGGACCGCCGAACGCCTCCGTCAGACCCTCGCCTTCCATCTGCGCGGGGAGAAGGTGGTGGTCCTCTCGAACCGCGAGCCGTACATCCACGAGCGGGCGCCGGATGGCCGCGTCGCCGTGCTCCACCCTGCCAGCGGGTTGGTCACGGCCCTCGAGCCGGTGATGCGGGCATGCTCCGGCACCTGGGTGGCCCACGGCTCGGGCGCGGCAGACCGCGAGACCGCGGACGCGAAGGGGCGAATCGCCGTTCCGCCGGGCAAGAACGACTTCACCCTGCGGCGGGTGTGGCTCACGCGCGACGAGGAGCGCGGCTACTACTACGGCTTCTCCAACGAAGGGCTCTGGCCGCTGTGCCACATCGCCGACGCTCGGCCGTCGTTCCGCAAAGAGGACTGGGACGCCTACGTCGCGGTGAACGAGCGCTTCGCGAACGCCGTTTGTGACGAGGCCGACGCCGAGGACCCCATCGTCCTGGTGCAGGACTACCACTTCGCGCTCGCCCCGCGGATGATCCGCGAGCGCCTCCCGCGTGCCACGGTGCTCACCTTCTGGCACGTCCCGTGGCCCAACTCGGAGCGATTCTCGATCTGCCCGTGGGGTCCAGAGCTCCTCGAGGGGCTCCTCGGTTCGAGCATCCTTGGCTTTCACACCCAGCTGCACTGCAACAACTTCTGCGACGCCGTGGACCGGCTGATTGAGGCCCGCATCGACCGGGAGCGCCACGCCGTGGTCTTTGGCGGCCGCTCCACGCTGATCCGCCCGTACCCCATCTCCATCGAGTGGCCCGATCAGACGGCGCTGTCCTCATCTCCTCCCGCCGAGTGCCGCGCCCAGGTCCTGCGGGAGCTCGATCTGCCAGCGGGCACCCTGCTCGGGGTGGGCGTCGACCGCCTGGATTACACCAAGGGCATCGAAGAGCGACTGCTGGCCGTGGAGCGCCTCCTCGAGCGCCATCCGCAATTCCGAGGGCGCTTCACCTTCGTCCAGCTCGCTGCGCCGAGCCGAACGGTGATCGAGCGGTACCGAAGGCTCAACCAGACCGTGGAGGAGCTGGCAGCCCGGATCAACGGTCGCTTTGGAGCCGCAGGGTATCGGCCTGTGGTGCTTCTCCGCGCCCACCACGAGCGACCGGAGGTCTTCCGGTATCTGCGTGCCGCGGACGTTTGCTACGTGTCGAGCTTGCACGACGGCATGAACCTCGTGGCCAAGGAATTCGTCGCAGCCCGGGACGATGAGCGCGGTGTGCTGGTCCTCAGTCACTTCACGGGCGCTGCTCGAGAGCTCACCGAGGCTCTCATCGTGAACCCCTACGACCTCGACCAGGCCAGCGCGGCGCTGGCCACGGGGCTCACCATGCCCGTCGAGGAGCAGCGCGACCGCCTGCGGTCCATGCGCGCGCTCGTGGCTGAGTTCAATGTCTACCGCTGGGCTGGCCGCATGCTCGAGGATGCGGCCCGGCTCCGCGACCGCGAGCGGCTCGCCGGCCGGCTCTCCGAGCTCCGCACAGGGCGATCGGCATGAGCGCACCGATCTTCGGGCCTGAGGGGCGTGCGGCGCTCGAGCACTTCCTGGCGGCCCCAACGCTCCTCGCCTTCGACTACGACGGAACCCTCGCGCCCATCCGCCGCGACCGAAATGGCGCCCAGATGCGCGGCCGGACACACAGCCTGCTCTCCCTGGTTTCGCGCGCCTATCCCTGTGCCGTGATCTCGGGACGCAGCGAGCCAGATCTGCGTCGGCGCCTCCAAGGCGTCCCGTTGGTCGGCCTCGTCGGAAACCACGGAATCGAGCCCGAAGGCACTCGGCGCGCGTACCCGGATCTTGTCCGTCGTTGGCTCACCGGCCTTCGCTCCGAGCTCGAGGGGGTCGAAGGCGTGGATCTGGAGGACAAGCGCTTCTCGCTCTCGATTCACTACCGGAACGCACCACACGTCCAGTCGGCGGCGCGACAGATCTCGCGGGTCGCCAGGCGCCTCGCGGACGCGCGGCTCATTCCAGGCAAGCGGGTCGTGAACGTCGTTCCGCTGGGCGCTCCGAACAAGGCCGACGCAGTGGCACGAATGGCGCGGCGAATCCGGTGTACAGGCGCAATCTTCCTCGGTGACGACGCAACCGATGAGGACGTGTTCTCGATGCGCTCCCTGCCTGTGCTGGGCATCCGCGTCGGCCGCTCTACTCGCTCCGCCGCGCCGTTCCACCTTCGCAGCCAGACCGAGATTGATGATTTCCTCGAGTACCTGCTCGCTCCGCGCAGCTCCCTCGCGTCGTCATCGTCCTGAGGGCGGAGCCTTCGACGCGGGGACAGCTCCGTCGACCGCCGCGACTGGAACGGTGGGCGCGCTCGCCGCCCGGGTCGTTGCCGCCCGCTCACGGGCCGCCTTCTCCTCAGCCACGCGTTCATCGAGGAGCTGGCGAAGCTGATTCGCCGAGGCCGTCGACGCCGCGAGCGCGTCGGAAAGCGCCCTGGCCTTGGAGCGAACGTCGTCGAGGGAAGCCCGCGTCTCGGCGACCTCCACCGCGTCGAGCTTCCCGCTCAGCTCCGCAGCCTGCCCCTTGGCTCTGCCCAG
This window contains:
- a CDS encoding trehalose-6-phosphate synthase, which produces MRSVRVSAAVLMVLAGLALLAEHTLAATTQRWFERDAALRADLVASVARPALLAHWAPRESGALRDLLETIARDERITAVAACDADGSMLARTDLFPEAVSCSGLAPHLRQQSGTPAQYTEVVELPEGPLHLSAVPVGDGTRTLGFLVLVHDLSLAERRGDAARKFVLVAFFILAVAGAMLGVVARRMSWRSWTFELRRLARGEGHRPEFRPLVRDVQELVDRLRSESEQRTEHGSWTAERLRQTLAFHLRGEKVVVLSNREPYIHERAPDGRVAVLHPASGLVTALEPVMRACSGTWVAHGSGAADRETADAKGRIAVPPGKNDFTLRRVWLTRDEERGYYYGFSNEGLWPLCHIADARPSFRKEDWDAYVAVNERFANAVCDEADAEDPIVLVQDYHFALAPRMIRERLPRATVLTFWHVPWPNSERFSICPWGPELLEGLLGSSILGFHTQLHCNNFCDAVDRLIEARIDRERHAVVFGGRSTLIRPYPISIEWPDQTALSSSPPAECRAQVLRELDLPAGTLLGVGVDRLDYTKGIEERLLAVERLLERHPQFRGRFTFVQLAAPSRTVIERYRRLNQTVEELAARINGRFGAAGYRPVVLLRAHHERPEVFRYLRAADVCYVSSLHDGMNLVAKEFVAARDDERGVLVLSHFTGAARELTEALIVNPYDLDQASAALATGLTMPVEEQRDRLRSMRALVAEFNVYRWAGRMLEDAARLRDRERLAGRLSELRTGRSA
- a CDS encoding chloride channel protein yields the protein MRRLRLKLAEVLAVVAHLRLPAPSILPATGALVGFYAGLAAGLFSALIGSIQLLGFGLPRVLRRLSEPEAHPVRDSLARAPWHLEYLVAGSLVALGLLTLARLVPTGGAGADQIDRAETRRRLRVIAFMILGGLALFYPVVALSAVNDAFGVTPNGGLMGLLDETPWALRPLFAGLGGVLIARVVRLAPEARGGGLGQVIQAVSRSGEGVIPTRVGVVKLFASSLTIGTGGSAGREGPIVQMGGSVGSTLAQALGFTRRDLVVLVGCGSAGGIAASFNAPIAGAMFALEIILREFEVRVFAPIMLASVTATMTARAMAGASVERHEFHLRSTSEVLAYVLLGILGGVMAVSYSRGMDLTAALFQGRLPNRASAWLAEQNDTTRCVLGGVIVGLMGIAVPSIMGSGAESLSAATAGQLAWHVLLAAAVFKLIATSVTLGSGASGGTFFPSLFIGGMSGGAFGALLDHLFPGATGGPGSYALVGMAACVAGFTRAPLTAIVIVFELTNDYTAILPLMVACTSASALTQAVLGHAHGPSSLTAAIPDRPVREFMSNDEEPLPERANYDQLREALLRSSHGVVVLVDDQGRPSGLALLHDIQSHLRDESIREVVRAQDLARPLRTLTDDLDLRSARDSLDDWELPAAPVVSHEDPARLLGMIGLSDIRAAARAELSKVHASTH
- the otsB gene encoding trehalose-phosphatase encodes the protein MSAPIFGPEGRAALEHFLAAPTLLAFDYDGTLAPIRRDRNGAQMRGRTHSLLSLVSRAYPCAVISGRSEPDLRRRLQGVPLVGLVGNHGIEPEGTRRAYPDLVRRWLTGLRSELEGVEGVDLEDKRFSLSIHYRNAPHVQSAARQISRVARRLADARLIPGKRVVNVVPLGAPNKADAVARMARRIRCTGAIFLGDDATDEDVFSMRSLPVLGIRVGRSTRSAAPFHLRSQTEIDDFLEYLLAPRSSLASSSS